One segment of Physeter macrocephalus isolate SW-GA chromosome 3, ASM283717v5, whole genome shotgun sequence DNA contains the following:
- the TMEM125 gene encoding transmembrane protein 125 has protein sequence MSEGGAQAPRGRGLPPDVLAEQVELWWSQQPRRSALCFAVAVGLVAGCGAGGVALLSSTSSRSGEWRLAVGTALCLLALLVLVKQLMSSAVQDMNCIRQPRHVALLRSGGGADALVVLLSGLVLLVTGLTLAGLAAAPAPARPLAAMLSVGVTLAASGALLLLGLLLYQVAVSGHCPPGRAAAPSAHSDHSGNGSVFSISGRLSAGQRHETTSSIASLI, from the coding sequence ATGTCTGAGGGAGGGGCTCAGGCCCCGCGGGGCCGGGGGCTGCCGCCGGATGTGCTGGCGGAGCAGGTGGAACTGTGGTGGTCCCAGCAGCCTCGGCGCTCAGCGCTCTGCTTCGCCGTGGCTGTGGGCCTCGTGGCGGGCTGTGGGGCGGGGGGCGTGGCCCTGCTGTCCTCCACCAGCAGCCGCTCGGGCGAGTGGCGCCTGGCGGTGGGCACAGCGCTCTGCCTTCTGGCCCTGCTGGTCCTGGTTAAGCAGCTGATGAGCTCGGCCGTGCAGGACATGAACTGCATCCGCCAGCCCCGCCACGTGGCCCTGCTCCGCAGCGGCGGCGGGGCCGACGCCCTGGTGGTGCTGCTCAGCGGCCTGGTGCTGCTGGTCACCGGCTTGACGCTGGCGGGGCTGGCCgccgcccctgcccctgcccggcCGCTGGCCGCCATGCTGTCCGTGGGCGTCACCCTGGCTGCCTCAGGTGCGCTCTTGCTGCTGGGCCTGCTGCTGTATCAGGTGGCCGTGAGCGGACACTGTCCCCCCGGCCGTGCAGCCGCCCCCTCCGCCCACAGTGACCACAGTGGGAATGGCAGCGTCTTCAGCATCTCAGGACGGTTGTCCGCTGGCCAGCGTCACGAGACCACGTCCAGCATCGCCAGCCTCATCTGA